A section of the Neorhizobium galegae bv. orientalis str. HAMBI 540 genome encodes:
- a CDS encoding LLM class flavin-dependent oxidoreductase: MSNSEFLWYIPNDVKAGHRGDSSTENHNSLETLTSHAKALEEHGWKGALVGTGWGRPDTFTIATALVARTTTFEPLIAIRPGYWRPANFASAAATLDHLSGGRVRVNIVSGQDNLAAYGDSEGDQAHRYARTKEFMRLVRRLWTEENVTFKGEHFQVTGSTIEPRLQPRDDRKHPKLYFGGASDAAERVAATEADIQLFWGEPLDGVRERIERLKALSRQLDRDLPPLQFGLRITTLVRDTTEQAWADAEAKVAEMAKGKAGNWNDHGKPVAVGQRRLLELHERGDVLDDNLYTAPGKFGGGGAGTTWLVGSAEDVARSLRKYEDLGITHFVLSDTPYLQEIKRQGDQLLPLLHR; the protein is encoded by the coding sequence ATGAGCAATTCCGAGTTCCTCTGGTATATCCCGAACGATGTCAAAGCCGGCCATCGCGGCGATTCCTCAACCGAGAACCACAACAGCCTGGAGACGCTGACCAGCCACGCCAAGGCGCTGGAGGAGCACGGCTGGAAGGGCGCGCTCGTCGGTACCGGCTGGGGCCGGCCGGATACGTTCACCATCGCGACCGCCCTTGTCGCCCGCACCACCACCTTCGAGCCGCTGATCGCCATCCGCCCGGGTTATTGGCGGCCGGCGAACTTCGCCTCGGCCGCGGCCACGCTCGACCACCTGAGCGGCGGCCGGGTGCGGGTCAACATCGTCTCGGGCCAGGATAACCTCGCCGCCTATGGCGACAGCGAGGGCGATCAGGCGCATCGTTATGCCCGTACAAAGGAATTCATGCGGCTGGTCCGCCGGCTGTGGACCGAGGAGAACGTCACGTTCAAGGGCGAACATTTCCAGGTCACCGGTTCCACGATCGAGCCTCGCCTCCAACCCCGCGACGATCGCAAGCACCCGAAACTCTATTTCGGCGGCGCTTCCGACGCCGCCGAGCGGGTAGCCGCGACGGAAGCCGATATCCAGCTCTTCTGGGGCGAACCGCTCGATGGCGTGCGGGAAAGGATCGAACGGCTGAAGGCGCTGAGCAGGCAGCTCGACCGCGACCTTCCTCCGCTTCAATTCGGGCTTCGGATCACCACCCTCGTCCGCGACACGACCGAACAGGCCTGGGCCGATGCCGAGGCGAAGGTCGCCGAGATGGCCAAGGGCAAGGCCGGCAACTGGAACGACCACGGAAAGCCGGTCGCCGTTGGCCAGCGGCGGCTGCTCGAACTGCACGAGCGCGGCGATGTCCTCGACGACAACCTCTACACGGCGCCCGGCAAATTCGGCGGCGGCGGCGCCGGCACCACCTGGCTCGTCGGCTCGGCCGAGGACGTCGCCCGTTCGCTGCGCAAATACGAGGATCTCGGCATCACCCATTTCGTGCTCTCCGACACGCCTTATCTCCAGGAGATCAAGCGGCAGGGCGACCAGCTGCTTCCGCTTTTGCACCGCTGA
- a CDS encoding amidase — MTAVTRTFGAMSIAELSALIQMGKVDPIEVTESVLSGIKAYPDKAVFISLLEDRALAEAQGSSKRLKEGRSLGLLDGIPIAWKDLFDIEGLPTTAGSKVLKKAAPATKDAAIVDLLKQAGMVAVGRTNMSEFAFSGIGINPNYGTPHNPHGKDAPRIPGGSSSGSGVAVAAGLVPVAMGTDTGGSIRIPAGFNGIVGYKATRGRYAMNGVYPLATSLDSLGPLCRTVQDAVWVDAAMRGLTVPQTARQPARPLDIVIPTNIVFDGAEPGVVAAFEAAIERLAKAGARITRLAFPTFDELPKLMVKYGPMVTAEAFALHREKLSGPDAEEMDHRVVARTRLGEKTSLSDYIAIVENRARMIAETEALIGDRFVAMPSVAHVAPQIAPLLKDDELFFATNGKTLRNTGFGNFLDWCGVSIPCGSGDAGMPVGFLLSANANCDETLLQAAMAYEETIRG; from the coding sequence ATGACAGCCGTGACGAGAACCTTTGGAGCGATGTCGATCGCCGAGCTTTCCGCGCTCATCCAGATGGGCAAGGTCGATCCGATCGAGGTCACGGAATCGGTCCTCTCAGGTATCAAGGCCTATCCCGACAAGGCCGTGTTCATCTCGCTGCTCGAGGACCGCGCCCTCGCGGAAGCGCAAGGCTCCTCCAAGCGCCTCAAGGAAGGCCGCTCGCTCGGCCTGCTCGATGGAATTCCGATTGCCTGGAAGGACCTCTTCGACATCGAGGGCCTGCCGACCACCGCCGGCTCGAAAGTGCTGAAGAAGGCCGCTCCTGCGACAAAGGACGCCGCCATCGTCGACCTCCTGAAACAGGCCGGCATGGTCGCGGTCGGCCGCACCAACATGAGCGAATTCGCCTTTTCCGGCATCGGCATCAATCCGAATTACGGCACGCCGCACAATCCGCATGGCAAGGATGCGCCACGCATTCCCGGCGGTTCCTCTTCCGGTTCCGGCGTCGCGGTCGCAGCTGGCCTCGTGCCTGTCGCGATGGGCACCGATACCGGCGGCTCGATCCGCATCCCGGCGGGCTTCAACGGCATCGTCGGTTACAAGGCGACCCGAGGCCGCTATGCGATGAACGGCGTCTATCCGCTGGCAACCAGCCTCGATTCGCTCGGCCCGCTATGCCGCACGGTGCAGGATGCGGTCTGGGTGGATGCCGCAATGCGCGGGCTCACAGTTCCGCAGACGGCCCGCCAACCGGCTCGACCGCTCGATATCGTCATCCCCACCAATATCGTTTTTGACGGTGCCGAGCCGGGCGTGGTGGCCGCCTTCGAAGCGGCGATCGAGCGCCTTGCAAAGGCCGGAGCCAGGATCACCCGCCTCGCCTTCCCGACCTTTGACGAACTTCCGAAGCTGATGGTGAAATACGGTCCGATGGTCACCGCCGAAGCCTTCGCCCTGCATCGGGAGAAGCTGTCGGGTCCGGATGCGGAGGAGATGGACCACCGTGTCGTCGCCCGCACCCGCCTCGGCGAAAAGACCAGCCTGTCCGATTATATCGCCATCGTCGAAAACCGCGCCCGGATGATCGCCGAGACCGAAGCACTGATCGGCGACCGCTTCGTCGCCATGCCGTCGGTCGCCCATGTGGCTCCGCAGATCGCGCCACTCTTAAAGGACGACGAGCTGTTCTTTGCCACCAACGGCAAGACACTGCGCAATACCGGCTTTGGCAACTTCCTGGACTGGTGCGGCGTATCGATCCCCTGCGGCAGCGGCGATGCCGGCATGCCGGTCGGCTTCCTCCTGTCGGCCAATGCCAATTGCGATGAAACACTGCTGCAGGCCGCCATGGCTTATGAGGAGACCATTCGCGGGTAG
- a CDS encoding SDR family NAD(P)-dependent oxidoreductase codes for MQLDLNGKTALITGGSKGIGLACAQSLLSEGARVVICSRSQENIDTALAKLPGAIGFAADLISENEALSLVDKIEADVGALDILVNCAGAARRTPPQDLSPAHWRAAMDAKYFSYINVIDPVVKRMAARRAGVIVNVIGGGGKVASPIHLPGGAANAALMLATVGLANAYAASGLRIVGINPGNTETERVTEGLRAEAALHGISEQAALEKLVQRIPLGRMATPEEIANVVTFLSSSKASYVTGVVIGMDGALNPIVV; via the coding sequence ATGCAACTCGATTTGAACGGCAAGACGGCATTGATCACGGGCGGCTCCAAAGGCATCGGCCTTGCCTGCGCCCAATCTCTCCTGTCCGAAGGCGCACGCGTCGTCATCTGTTCGCGTTCCCAGGAAAATATCGATACGGCTCTGGCAAAACTGCCCGGCGCAATCGGCTTTGCGGCGGATCTGATATCCGAAAACGAAGCGCTGTCGCTTGTCGACAAGATCGAAGCTGACGTGGGAGCGCTGGATATTCTCGTCAACTGCGCGGGAGCTGCGCGCCGCACGCCACCCCAGGACCTCAGCCCGGCCCACTGGCGTGCCGCGATGGACGCCAAATATTTCTCCTACATCAACGTCATAGACCCCGTGGTCAAACGAATGGCGGCCCGCCGGGCGGGTGTGATCGTCAATGTCATCGGCGGCGGCGGCAAGGTCGCATCACCGATCCACCTTCCGGGCGGGGCCGCCAACGCGGCGCTGATGCTGGCGACCGTCGGCCTTGCAAACGCCTATGCCGCCAGCGGGTTGCGGATCGTCGGCATCAATCCCGGCAATACCGAAACGGAACGGGTAACCGAGGGCCTTCGGGCAGAGGCGGCACTCCACGGCATTAGCGAACAGGCGGCGCTCGAAAAGCTGGTCCAGCGCATCCCCCTCGGCCGCATGGCGACGCCCGAGGAGATCGCCAACGTCGTCACCTTCCTGAGTTCGTCGAAGGCAAGCTACGTCACCGGTGTCGTGATCGGCATGGATGGCGCCCTCAACCCGATCGTCGTCTGA
- a CDS encoding helix-turn-helix domain-containing protein: MHSQQPAKAQSATPSTRRDDVSRFWASEIDLEGLVSRPAMGDPDHFGSDPALRQIAAGGLTPWQMRNVQTYVDMYLRSTVRIEALATLCNVSSGHFQRAFKASLGETPHKYVTRMRMETACRMMTDTNEPLCQIALECGMTDQAHLTNSFRRLYGIAPNAWRKQMLRERPGQVSREPVTIPLN; this comes from the coding sequence ATGCACTCCCAACAGCCCGCGAAGGCACAGTCCGCCACCCCCTCGACAAGGCGCGACGACGTTTCAAGGTTTTGGGCGTCCGAGATCGACCTTGAAGGACTTGTCAGCAGGCCGGCAATGGGCGATCCGGACCACTTCGGATCCGATCCGGCGCTCCGCCAGATCGCCGCCGGCGGCCTCACTCCCTGGCAGATGCGCAATGTGCAGACCTATGTCGACATGTATCTCCGCTCGACGGTCCGCATCGAGGCCCTGGCAACTCTCTGCAACGTGAGCAGCGGCCACTTCCAGCGGGCCTTCAAAGCAAGCCTTGGCGAGACACCGCACAAATACGTCACCCGCATGCGCATGGAAACGGCCTGCCGGATGATGACCGACACCAACGAACCGCTCTGCCAGATCGCCCTGGAATGCGGCATGACCGACCAGGCGCATCTCACCAACAGTTTCCGCCGCCTGTACGGAATTGCCCCGAATGCATGGCGAAAACAGATGCTGCGTGAAAGGCCCGGACAGGTCAGCCGCGAGCCCGTCACTATCCCCCTGAACTGA
- a CDS encoding autotransporter family protein: MRTGCGFHGTRKQTLLSGVCGTALLLGFCLAMPVAAHAVDWHGLTSSDWTDGSNWAGGSAPGVGQVANISTGGAPGVTPVVLGVTGPANVTVGTVTVGQGGPVPGILTIQNGSTLTSTGTSRLGGAGGTTGIATITGPGSQWTATGTFYIGFLSRGILNIGNGGQFNAVTTVLGNIAGSSGTLNISSGGILQTQSFRGGAGTRQANFDDGILRATAANATFISLFSGTELNLLAGGLTIDTAGFAVGTDAASGFSGIGGLTVTGGGIFNLQANSIYSGETQIDFGSSLALTGAGAVANSSRVVADGAFNVSAATAPAIQSLAGSGTVVLGAQTLTITNGNDTFAGVIGGTGGLTVTGGSQTLSGVNTYTGVTTVSGGRLAVNGSITSPVATSGAGILGGTGTIFGDVTNAGVVAPGNSIGTLTIAGNYTGTGGTLEVEAVLGGDASPTDLLVVTGNTAGTTNVKVINLGGGGAQTAEGIKIVDVGGTSAGSFSLLGDYVFEGDQAVVGGAYAYRLYQGAVSTPADGDWYLRSALLNPAGAAIGVVYAPGVPLYESYAGVLQSLNEFGTLRQRTGGRTIDEPQAENDPAKAIWTRIDGTHAHFNPRTSTTGTEYDVDTWTMQAGLDGMLRESAAGSLIGGVSFHFDTASADVSSRFGKGNIDTTGYGFDGTLTWYGNSGFYVDSQAALTWYDSDLRSSTLNATLANGNDGFGYGLSVEAGQKIALTRQWSLTPQAQLAYSSVRFDRFTDAYGAVVSLDDADSLTGRLGISADYDSDWKDATGQISRAKFYGIANLYYDFLDGSNADVSGVSVASENRSLWGGLSLGGSRSWSDDRYAVYAEAFARTSLKDFGGSNAIGAKVGFSVKW, from the coding sequence ATGCGGACTGGCTGTGGGTTTCACGGAACCAGGAAACAGACCCTGCTTTCGGGTGTCTGCGGGACGGCGCTCCTTCTGGGCTTCTGCCTCGCAATGCCGGTTGCGGCCCACGCTGTTGACTGGCACGGGTTGACGAGCAGTGACTGGACGGACGGGAGCAACTGGGCAGGCGGCAGTGCGCCCGGCGTTGGCCAGGTCGCCAACATCAGCACCGGGGGTGCACCCGGGGTTACACCCGTCGTCCTCGGCGTCACAGGGCCGGCCAACGTTACGGTCGGGACGGTAACCGTTGGACAGGGGGGACCAGTGCCCGGCATCCTGACGATCCAGAATGGCAGCACCCTGACTAGCACTGGTACTTCCCGGCTGGGCGGAGCAGGGGGAACCACCGGTATCGCCACCATCACCGGACCAGGATCACAATGGACTGCAACAGGCACTTTTTATATCGGATTTCTTAGTAGGGGCATCCTCAACATTGGGAATGGCGGGCAATTCAACGCGGTCACCACAGTCCTAGGTAACATCGCCGGCTCTTCCGGCACACTCAATATCAGCAGCGGCGGGATACTGCAGACCCAATCCTTTCGGGGCGGTGCCGGCACCAGACAGGCCAATTTCGACGACGGCATTCTGCGCGCGACGGCCGCCAACGCGACCTTCATAAGCCTATTTTCCGGCACCGAACTCAACCTTCTCGCCGGCGGGCTGACGATCGATACCGCCGGCTTTGCCGTGGGAACCGACGCGGCGTCGGGCTTCAGTGGCATCGGCGGCCTGACCGTCACCGGGGGCGGCATTTTCAACCTGCAGGCAAACAGCATCTACTCGGGCGAGACGCAGATCGACTTCGGCAGCAGCCTCGCCCTGACCGGCGCCGGCGCCGTCGCAAATTCCAGCCGGGTTGTGGCAGACGGCGCCTTTAACGTTTCGGCAGCCACGGCTCCGGCCATCCAGAGCCTGGCCGGTAGCGGCACCGTGGTGCTTGGGGCGCAAACCCTGACGATCACCAATGGCAACGACACGTTCGCCGGCGTCATCGGCGGCACGGGCGGTCTGACGGTCACCGGCGGCAGCCAGACGCTTTCGGGCGTCAACACCTATACCGGCGTGACGACGGTGAGCGGTGGCCGGCTGGCCGTCAACGGCTCGATCACCAGCCCGGTCGCAACCTCTGGGGCCGGCATTCTCGGCGGCACCGGCACGATCTTCGGCGATGTGACCAATGCCGGCGTGGTGGCGCCCGGCAATTCGATCGGCACGCTGACCATCGCCGGCAACTACACCGGCACGGGCGGCACGCTGGAAGTCGAGGCCGTGCTCGGCGGGGATGCCTCGCCGACCGACCTCCTCGTGGTGACTGGCAATACCGCAGGCACCACGAACGTCAAGGTTATCAACCTCGGCGGCGGTGGCGCGCAAACCGCCGAGGGCATCAAGATCGTCGATGTCGGGGGCACGTCCGCCGGCTCATTTTCGCTGCTCGGCGACTATGTGTTCGAGGGGGATCAGGCCGTGGTCGGCGGAGCCTATGCCTATCGGCTCTACCAGGGCGCGGTCAGCACGCCTGCCGACGGCGACTGGTATCTGCGTTCGGCCCTGCTCAATCCCGCAGGCGCCGCGATCGGCGTGGTCTATGCGCCGGGCGTGCCGCTCTACGAGAGCTATGCCGGCGTGCTGCAGAGCCTCAACGAATTCGGCACGCTGCGCCAGCGCACCGGCGGGCGGACGATTGACGAGCCGCAGGCCGAGAACGATCCCGCCAAGGCGATCTGGACCCGCATCGACGGCACGCATGCGCATTTCAATCCGAGGACGTCGACGACCGGCACCGAATACGATGTGGACACCTGGACGATGCAGGCGGGCCTCGACGGAATGCTGCGTGAAAGCGCCGCCGGCTCGCTGATCGGTGGCGTCAGTTTTCACTTCGATACGGCCTCTGCGGACGTCTCCTCGCGCTTCGGCAAGGGCAACATCGATACGACGGGCTATGGTTTCGACGGCACCTTGACCTGGTATGGCAATAGCGGCTTCTATGTCGACAGTCAGGCTGCCTTGACCTGGTATGACAGCGACCTCAGATCCTCGACCCTTAACGCCACGCTCGCCAACGGCAACGATGGCTTCGGTTATGGCCTGAGCGTGGAAGCCGGACAGAAGATCGCCCTGACGCGCCAGTGGTCGCTGACACCGCAGGCGCAACTGGCCTATTCCTCCGTGCGCTTCGACCGTTTCACCGACGCCTATGGCGCCGTCGTCTCGCTGGACGATGCCGACAGCCTGACCGGCCGCCTCGGCATCTCGGCCGATTACGATAGCGACTGGAAGGACGCCACCGGACAGATCAGCCGCGCGAAGTTCTACGGCATCGCCAATCTCTATTACGACTTTCTCGACGGCTCGAACGCCGATGTCTCCGGGGTCAGCGTCGCCAGCGAAAACCGATCACTCTGGGGCGGCCTCAGCCTGGGCGGCTCGCGCAGCTGGTCCGACGACCGATATGCTGTCTACGCGGAAGCCTTCGCTCGTACCAGCCTCAAGGACTTCGGCGGTAGCAACGCCATCGGCGCCAAAGTCGGGTTCAGCGTGAAGTGGTAG
- a CDS encoding GGDEF domain-containing protein gives MTPYSRFRQALVIPHIKTAMLRTLAAAIGAIAIVWVLSLLVPQRPFWVELTAVALIAAAVTFPLQLALYLRNEALRNTQEELRHALGRAPVTGTMRAGEFANSVEHAIERRRISSTESSDGVLLVLRIDDFDAIDRRYGPQWADTLLQSMVRIIYSSVRHGDLVARLASDELGIYLPGTTLENAGNICERIRRQVKETTFTAGQERQISVTVRLGGTRVEHQTDFQALREAANQAAIAEEEAGSPLFRERFS, from the coding sequence ATGACCCCGTATTCCCGTTTTCGCCAAGCTTTAGTCATACCGCATATCAAGACGGCAATGCTCCGCACCCTCGCGGCTGCGATTGGAGCGATCGCGATTGTTTGGGTATTGAGCCTGCTTGTTCCCCAACGTCCGTTCTGGGTGGAACTGACAGCCGTGGCGTTGATAGCGGCGGCTGTTACATTTCCGCTTCAACTGGCGCTTTATCTGCGTAACGAAGCGCTTCGTAATACCCAAGAAGAACTTCGGCATGCGCTCGGTCGTGCCCCCGTCACAGGCACGATGCGCGCCGGCGAATTTGCGAATTCGGTCGAGCATGCGATAGAACGCAGGCGCATAAGCAGCACGGAAAGCTCCGATGGCGTCTTGCTCGTTCTCAGGATTGATGATTTCGATGCGATCGATCGCCGTTACGGTCCACAATGGGCTGATACGCTGCTTCAATCGATGGTCCGGATCATATATTCTTCCGTGCGCCATGGCGATCTTGTCGCCCGCCTTGCCTCAGACGAACTCGGCATCTATCTGCCCGGCACGACACTGGAAAATGCCGGCAACATCTGCGAGCGTATCCGCAGGCAGGTAAAGGAAACCACGTTCACAGCCGGACAGGAGCGCCAGATATCGGTGACGGTGCGGCTTGGCGGCACCAGGGTCGAGCACCAAACCGACTTTCAGGCGCTGCGTGAGGCTGCCAACCAGGCCGCCATCGCGGAGGAAGAAGCCGGCTCACCCCTATTCCGGGAGCGGTTCTCTTGA
- a CDS encoding polysaccharide pyruvyl transferase family protein: MRPRILVTGIPGHYTRLANGAHGSSVSYSERQKQPETKEEFLQELRNISNTGNYLIGEGALRALAPHAKQVPFWHLYNLSKSGSGFDEFNANFDICVFTCANLLRKGLSADAEADVLSRLNMPIVMLGIGLQNRKDLENNLPEGTKRLLAVLKEREHYFLTRGYESAGFLKDQGFSFVRPTGCPSVYFMPDNMRRSMKKLPSVKIGKAKTIFSGYLGGNQDAILDANALAPEDTVPPYVVQDEFLHFDMKVEPNDEGRVYDSASGRMIGDLTYPGTEREKQRFEVRTFFDNNQWRGWASSMDFNFGRRFHGSIIAMQAAVPSLMVAVDDRMREMLGFTGLPAVDIMEVDKAENRAEFVADHLTQLNTSELVDRYSDRESAFRTTLREIGIGL, encoded by the coding sequence ATGCGTCCGCGAATTCTCGTGACGGGTATTCCTGGTCACTACACGCGCCTTGCCAATGGCGCCCATGGTTCGTCCGTCTCCTATTCGGAGCGGCAGAAGCAGCCGGAAACGAAAGAGGAGTTCCTGCAGGAGCTGCGCAACATCAGCAATACCGGGAACTACCTGATCGGCGAAGGCGCCCTGCGGGCGCTCGCTCCGCATGCGAAACAGGTTCCCTTCTGGCATCTCTACAATCTGAGCAAGAGCGGCAGCGGATTCGATGAGTTCAACGCCAATTTCGATATCTGCGTCTTCACCTGCGCCAACCTGTTGCGCAAGGGGCTTTCCGCGGATGCCGAGGCGGATGTCCTCAGCCGGCTCAACATGCCGATCGTCATGTTGGGCATCGGGTTGCAGAACCGCAAGGACCTGGAGAACAATCTTCCGGAAGGAACGAAGCGGCTTCTGGCCGTCCTGAAGGAACGAGAGCACTATTTCCTGACACGCGGCTACGAGTCCGCCGGCTTCCTGAAGGATCAGGGCTTCTCCTTCGTGCGCCCGACCGGCTGCCCTTCCGTCTATTTCATGCCGGACAACATGCGCCGGTCGATGAAGAAGCTGCCGAGCGTCAAGATCGGCAAGGCGAAGACCATTTTTTCGGGCTATCTCGGCGGCAATCAGGACGCGATCCTCGATGCGAACGCGCTCGCTCCTGAGGATACCGTGCCGCCATATGTCGTGCAGGACGAGTTCCTTCACTTCGATATGAAGGTGGAGCCCAATGACGAGGGCCGTGTCTATGATTCCGCGTCGGGCCGGATGATCGGCGATCTGACTTATCCCGGCACTGAACGGGAGAAGCAGCGGTTCGAGGTTCGTACCTTCTTCGACAACAACCAGTGGCGCGGCTGGGCGTCCTCGATGGATTTCAATTTCGGCCGGCGTTTTCACGGTTCGATCATCGCCATGCAGGCGGCCGTACCCAGTCTGATGGTGGCGGTGGATGACCGCATGCGCGAGATGCTGGGCTTCACCGGCCTGCCGGCTGTCGACATCATGGAGGTCGACAAGGCGGAGAACCGCGCCGAGTTCGTGGCCGACCATCTGACGCAACTCAACACCAGCGAACTCGTCGACCGGTATTCCGATCGCGAGAGCGCCTTCCGCACCACGCTTCGCGAAATCGGCATCGGTCTCTAG
- a CDS encoding polysaccharide pyruvyl transferase family protein, whose product MRILLTGIPSYLQRTIADVSGTTVIHRPYFDETRTKKDLIAQVRKIANTGNYLIGEGAAESLRGHNVTYLPFWHLANNRDSNEIFEQVNREFDLCVFASANLLRPGYSADLEAEIFAKLTMPVVVMGIGIQRKEGLKDQLPAGTLKFLDVLRNKESFFLTRGYFTAEFLREQGMKFVKPTGCPSLYFSPNDMKRSLTALANPALAEAQKIAFGGYLGSVADTIVDAHALLKPDSVASYVVQDELVAYNLSLTGSDTDIAYDRSSARITGGTEYKHSEKWQRKYELLVYFDTNQWRGAMSERDLCFGRRFHGCIIGMQAGTPALMIAVDDRMREMLEFIGFPYIEASTWNRETDKRAYLANFLGKIDTQAVIDRYSACEANFRSALGQIGL is encoded by the coding sequence ATGCGTATTTTGCTTACGGGCATTCCCTCCTATCTGCAGCGGACGATTGCGGACGTCTCCGGCACGACCGTTATCCATCGGCCCTATTTCGACGAGACGAGGACAAAAAAGGATCTGATCGCGCAGGTCAGGAAGATCGCCAATACCGGTAACTACCTGATCGGTGAGGGAGCGGCCGAGAGCCTGCGCGGTCATAACGTCACCTATCTGCCGTTCTGGCATCTGGCCAACAATCGGGACTCGAACGAGATTTTCGAGCAGGTGAACCGCGAGTTCGATCTGTGCGTCTTCGCCTCCGCCAATCTGCTGCGGCCCGGCTATTCCGCCGATCTGGAGGCGGAAATCTTCGCGAAGCTGACGATGCCGGTCGTGGTGATGGGCATCGGCATCCAGCGCAAGGAGGGTCTCAAGGATCAACTGCCGGCCGGTACGCTCAAGTTCCTGGACGTGTTGCGGAACAAGGAAAGTTTCTTCCTCACGCGAGGTTACTTCACCGCCGAATTCCTGCGGGAGCAGGGGATGAAGTTCGTCAAGCCGACGGGCTGCCCGTCACTCTATTTCTCGCCGAACGATATGAAACGTTCGCTGACCGCGCTCGCCAACCCGGCGCTGGCGGAGGCCCAGAAGATTGCCTTCGGCGGCTATCTTGGCAGCGTTGCCGATACCATTGTCGACGCCCATGCATTGCTCAAGCCCGACAGCGTCGCAAGCTATGTTGTCCAGGACGAACTCGTTGCCTACAACCTTTCGCTGACCGGCAGCGACACTGACATCGCCTATGACCGGTCGAGTGCGCGCATCACCGGGGGCACGGAATACAAGCATTCGGAGAAATGGCAGCGGAAATACGAGTTGCTGGTCTATTTCGATACGAACCAGTGGCGCGGGGCGATGTCGGAGCGAGATCTCTGCTTCGGCCGCCGCTTCCATGGCTGCATCATCGGCATGCAGGCCGGCACGCCCGCCCTGATGATCGCCGTCGACGACCGGATGCGGGAGATGCTGGAATTCATCGGCTTCCCTTATATCGAGGCCTCCACCTGGAACAGGGAGACGGACAAGCGCGCCTATCTCGCCAACTTCCTCGGCAAGATCGACACGCAAGCCGTGATCGACCGCTATTCCGCTTGCGAGGCGAATTTCCGCAGTGCTCTGGGGCAGATCGGACTTTGA